The genomic DNA ATACGGCTTGCAACGGCTTTTCCAGTTGGATCAATCACTTGATAATCTGGGGTGGCTTTTTGTTTTAATTCATGATAAAGATCTTCAGGTTTTCCTGTATAAAATGGCAATCGTTCAATCTCCACTTCCACAGTGACAACCTCCGTTTTCTGATAGCCACTAGTATTAAATAAAACAAACGGGTGCGCTTTTTCTGGGAAAACACTTGTATCAATTGCTTCTGTTAATTGTCGTGTTGCTTCATCTGCTAAGAAATGCCCGACATCATTGGCATTTTCAAAGCGAGTCATCATGCCTCGGTGAACCTCGTCGACAGAACAGCCACAAATACTATCGTGCGGATGGTTTTGAAGCAATGTTTTCCAAGCATAATCAAATTGGTCATGTGGGTAGTCGCCAGTTACTTCGTAAGCCATCGCTGCTAAAGGTTCTGCGATATTTTCTAATTGGCGTTGGACTTTTGTGTTCCACTGTTTTAAATAGACGCGAGCAGAAGAAGTATTGGCTAATGTGTACCAGCCGTCCGTTTCTTGACTCGTTAATTCGCCTGTTACTGTTCCTAAATCTTCTGGTAACTCCTCTTGAACAGCTTTCAAATAGTCATCGAAATTGGAATGAATAAATTCATATTCTGGGAATAGTTCATTGGCTAAAGCGATGGCCTTAGTAATATCTCTTTGTACCGGTTGGTGGTCGACCCCATTCATCATTAATAAATGGTTTGTGGAAGCGTAACGTTCCACATCAGCCAATTTTTGTTTCCAAAAAGCGATTGCCGCTTCTTTTTCTGAAGGAATTTCGTTCCCGTTACTATACCAGTTTGCAAAAAGCAAGCCGAAAATTTTGGTTTGGTCTGGACCTTCCCACCACATTTCAGAATATTGTGAGCTATAGTCGCTTTCTAAGACTTGATTATCAAAGCCAATCGGTTTCACCCCGCGTCCAAAGGCAGCCGCAGGCAGATTTGCTAATTGCATCATTTGAGGCGTTTGACCCATGTTACCAAATGTATCCGGGAAGTAACCTAATTGAACTGGTGCTCCCCATTTTTGACTTTCTAAATGCCCAATCAGCATGTTTCGAACATTGGATTCAGAGCTAATTAAAAAGTCATCTTGTAAAATATAAAATGGTCCGATTTTTAGTTTGCCTGCTTGGACAGCTTTTTTCACGGCTTCTTTTTTCTCTGGGCGAACTTGTAAATAGTCGTCTAAGATAATCGTTTGTCCATCTAAATGGAAACTGTTAAACTCTGGATCATTTTCAATTAAATCTAATACATTATCCACTAATTCAATTAAGCGCATATGATGTTCTTCATAAGGAAGATACCATTCACGATCCCAATGACTATGGGAAACAATATAGACTTTTTTCTTTGTCATCACTTTTCCTCCTATTTTTCCACTCGGATGTCAAAATAATCCATAACTAATTCACAAAACATCATATTAGCCCATGAAAACCATTCTCTTGTATAATTTTCAGGATTATCTACGTCAAAACCTTCATGCATCAAATGAGTCCCCGCATCTGTGGCAACTAATAAATCTAAAATCCGTTCTTTTTCTGCTTTATCTTTGGTTGTCATTCCTTCCATTGCTAAAGCAATCGGCCACACGTAATTTTCTGGTGTATGCGAGCTACCAATCCCTTTCGCGTATTTACCTTCATAGAAGTAAGGATTTTCTTTACTTAATAAGGTTTGACGGGTTGTTAAATATTGTTCATCCTCTGTTGAACAATAACCCAGATAAGGGGCTGCTACTAAATTGGGAACATTACTGTCATCCATCACGCTTGCATTGCCTAAGCCATCCACTTCATACGCATAAATCGTTTCGTTATTTTGATTTTTTGTTCGTCCAAATGTTTGGATGCCTTCTTCAATCTCTTCTTGTAATTTTTTAGCAATCGCCACAATCGTAGCATCTTCTAAAACATCAGAGAAAATTTCTTGAATATAGCCTAAAATTACGACTGCAAACATGTTAGAAGGAACTAAGTAACCATATTGGCAGGCATCATCACTAGGACGGAAGCCTGACCATGTCATCCCTGTTTTGCCAACTGGTATTCCTTTCCCTGCTTCAACCAACGTATCTTCTTGACGCCACGTATCTCGTTCAAATAAATAAGGTGACTGTGCGTGATCTTGTTCTGTTGTAAAAACGTTGAGAATTTTTTTGACGCCTTCCACAAAATCTGAATTAAATTGTTCGGTCATCCCAGTATTTTTATAAAGTAAATAGGCTAATTGGACCGGGTAACATAATGAATCAATTTCATATTTCCGTTCCCAAATCCAGCCATTCATTTCGGTCTTATCAGTTTGATGGCCTGCATGATTATCTGTTTCATTAAACGCATTGGCATATGGATCAATGCAAATATAACGAAACTGACGCTTAACCAACCCAGCAATCATTTGAGCAAGGTCTTCGTCTTCTTTCGCAATCACTAAATAGGGACGAACTTGTGCTGTTGAGTCTCTCAACCACATTGCTGGAATATCGCCTGTTAATAAAAAGGTAGTACCATCTTCTTGACGTTTCACTGTTGTTAGTAAAGTATTGGCAAAGGCCGCCTGAAAGTTTTTTGCCCAATCTTGATGTGCTTCACCGCATTTTTCTGTAATTGTCTCCATAAATGTTGCTACGGATTTTGGAACTTCTGTATAAACCATTCTCGTCACCTCTTAAATTTGATATATCATTTCACAATTGAATTATAGCGTTTACATTTCACTTTGTCTAGTGATTTCAATCATTTTTTTCATTTTAAAACCAATTAATTTATGGTAAACTATAAATAAGATATATCTTATTGTGAGGTGAAATGAATGAAGCAGCCATTATATCAACAAATTATTGATTATTTACAAAATGAAATTGATTCAGGGCGATTGCCTGTTGGAGCGCAAGTGCCTACCGAAAAAGAATTATCGGCTCAGTTTAACGTCAGTAGAATTACGTCCAAACGAGCGCTAACTGAGTTGGAAACGCAAGGCGTAATCCAACGTCACCAAGGAAAAGGAAGTTTTGTTCAAGCACCAAAGCATCCTCTTCATACCTCTTTAAATAAAGTTCTTTTTTTATTGCCTTTTGCAGACGATTTATCAGTAGGAAATTTCTATAGCGGTTTGGCCCCTACTATTCAAGCAGCTGGTTTAGAAGTCTTTATGACCTCGCCTAATTTTTTGAGAGAGAAAAATGCTGCGGACATTGTGAATGAGTTTGCCGGGCTTGTCTATTATGCTGCTACTAGTAATGACTACCTCGACTTATTGTTTGAGTTGGCTTTGATGAATTTTCCAGTCGTTGTCTTGGATAAAAAGATCCATGATTTACCTTTTGCAACCATTCAATCAGACAACTTTGCTGGTGGTAAAACAGCAACCGAACGCTTAATTGGCTTAGGACATACAAAAATTGGATATATCCTTTCAGGAAGTCCGGCCCTACAATCCGTTCGGCAACGTTATTTAGGTTATCTCCAAGCTTTAAAAGAAGCCAATCTGGCGTTCCATACAGCAATCACGGAAACCAATCTCTTAGATGAACACAACTTTAAACAGTATTTTGAGGCGCACCAACTCACAGCCGTGGTCTGCGATAATGACTTCAGCGCGTTACATTGTTTACGAAACTGTAAAAACCTAGGTATTCATGTGCCTGAAGAATTATCGATTATTGGTTTTGACGATATTCAAGCAGCAGCATTTGTCGAACCGCCATTAACAACCATGGCGCAAGACTTTAAAGAAATGGGAAAACTAGCTGGTGAAGTGTTATTACAAACGATGCAACAAGACATTCAAATCATAGAAGACATTCAAGTACCTGTCACATTAATTGAAAGAGAAACCATTTCTACTGTTTCAAAATGAGCCAAAAAAGAAGAGCGTGGGACAAAAATCACTTTGGATTTTTGCTCCACGCTCAAAAACTAATAAACGGCGGGAACAGAAGCAACTCCTTCGGAAATAAGCCGAAATTCTCCAAAAATTAAAGAACAATTTTCGGAAATTCCTTCTTATTTCTCGGAGTTAAACACTTCTATCCCGACCTCTTCTTTTTATTCCTTAGTGCTAAACGTTTTGGTATCTACCTCTTTTTTAAACAACGCTTTTAGTTCTTTGATAAAGTAGCGACCAATCGGACTGATTTCCCGATTTTTGGGAAAGAGTAAACAAATACGATTTTCCAAGGCTGGCGCCAATGGTACTAACCGAATTTCTTTCTTCGTAAAACCCGTTACGACACCTGAACCAGAAGCATAAGCATTGGTTTCTACCAACAAATTCATTAAAGTTCCACGATCCGTAGTATGAATGACCGATTCCTGTTCAGGAATTTCAACTAAATCTTCAGAAAAATAGGAAAAATTGCTTCCTTCTTGATTAAAGCGAACTTGTGGATAGGGAACTAATTCCTCTAAATGAATTTCTTTTTGCTTGGCTAAAGGATGATGATTTCCTAAAAAAATGTGTGTATTAAAAGTACTAATTACCTCGTAGGCTAGATTAGCTTGTTCTAAATACCGTTCAATACTGACACTATTTTGTTCATTTAAATAAATAATCCCCAACTCACTGTGAAATCCTTTGACGTCTTCAATTACTTTTAAGGTTGTGGTTTCAAAGACACGAAAATCTTTATATTGATCCCCATACTTTTTAAGAACTTTGGCAATTACTTCACCTAAAAAATCGTAATGTTGCGAAGAGATGGAGAATCGTTCGCTGGTCACTGTCTCACGATAGCGATTTTCCAATAACTCCATTTGAACTAAAACTTTCTCTGCTTGTTCTAAAAAAACCATTCCTTCTTCTGTTAAAAAAGCACCCTTATTGGTACGTAAAAAGAGGGAAATCCCTAGTTCTTCTTCTAATTCCCGAATACTATTTGACAAGCTAGGTTGTGTAATAAATAGTTTTTTGGCTGCTTCCCGAAAACTCCCATTGTTAGCTATGGCAGCAACATACTTCATTTGTTGAATATTCAACCCTTTTTCCTCCACACACTAATCATTTGAAAAATAAATCTTACGCCCATTCAACGGCTGAAGGGGCCGATTGTTAAAGGCCAACATACCTTCCTTGATCTTATTTAAAAAGGCTTGATCCATTTTTTGAATGGTATCAAATACAAACCATTTCACTGGACCCTTAGTTGGCGGTGTTGTTAACGAGCCTACATAATGGTAGTGTAGACGCTCCTCTGGTAAAAAGATTGACGGATTAAACCATTGTTGGTGCGTGCCGTTTTCCCAGTCCATCGGATGATTCGCTTCTGAAAAACGATTTTCTTCCTCTGTGATGGTAAACAGGCAACCGACAACTAAATTTTCGCCAGCATCATTCATATGAACCAAATGGAATTCTAGCGGATACTGCTTTCCCGACAGCAAATGTTCGCTAGGCATATGAAAATGGATATCGGTTAAATGATACGCAACATTTTCAAACATTACGTAACTTTCCGTATTTGGTGGTACAAAATGAAACGTATTTTTGAATTCCTTTTCAGTGAATTCTTCTTTTTTATAATGAAACGTAATCTGAGAATTTACTGTCTCAGCACTTTCTTTTTCTAAAGCAATTGGCGATTGATAAGCAAACTTAGCACCTTCTGCAAACCAGTCACATAGCGTATGCCAATGTTCTGGTCCATCGTTGCCTGTATAGCTCCATTCAACGTCCATATTTTTTATTTTTTTCATACACTCTTCCTTCATTTCCACATAGTAATCAGGTAAAACTCATGTTAAAACTCTATCCTAACATCTTTTCTACGTCAAACAAAAGAACTTAGATCATTACGCTCCTCGGCAAATGACCTAAGTTCTCCTACCGTTAAATCTGGTTACTGAAAATGACACTAAAAATCAGACGACAATAACCGTCTTTAGTTCAACGGTTATTTGCCCCAGTTTTCAGGATCTTTTTTCCATTCTTGTAATAAGGTAACATCTTTTTCTTCGATATAATTTGCTTCTAATGCAGCATCAATTAAAGTTGAATAATTGGTTAACGTTAGTAACGTCATCTGTTTATCTGCAAAATTTGCCGTTCCTTTGGGTAACTCATAAGTGAAGATTGCCGCAACACCTAAAACCGTTGCTCCTTCACGTTCCGCCGCTTCTGCCGCTTCTAACACGCTACCGCCTGTTGAAATTAAATCCTCGATAACTACCATTTTTTGTCCTTCAGAAATTCGGCCTTCAATTTGATTCCCTTTGCCGTGATCTTTGGCTTTACTGCGGATATAAACCATTGGTAATCCTAAAATATCGGCTACCCATGCCGCATGTGGAATCCCTGCGGTAGCTGTCCCAGCAATCACTTCGACTTCTGGGAAAGTCTCTTTAATTTTTGCCGCTAAGCCTTCTGCAATTTCTTTACGCACAGCAGGATAACTCATCGTGATACGGTTATCACAATAAATCGGGCTTTTTATGCCACTAGCCCAAGTAAAAGGCTCATTAGGGTTTAAAAATACCGCTTCAATATCTAATAAATCTTTGGCAATCTTTTTTGCTACTTTTGTCATGTTACTTTCCGCTCCAGTCTTTTTTGATTTCTTGATAGGCTTCATAAGGATTTTCTGCTTGGGTAATAGGTCGGCCAACAACGATATATGTGGACCCGATTTCGCGAGCATGTTGCGGCGTAACGACCCGTTGTTGGTCACCTACTGCACTTCCTGCTGGACGAATACCAGGTGTTAAGCAAATAAACGTTTGCTTGGTTGCTTCTTGAATACCACGTGCTTCTAATGCTG from Enterococcus faecalis includes the following:
- a CDS encoding alpha-mannosidase, which gives rise to MTKKKVYIVSHSHWDREWYLPYEEHHMRLIELVDNVLDLIENDPEFNSFHLDGQTIILDDYLQVRPEKKEAVKKAVQAGKLKIGPFYILQDDFLISSESNVRNMLIGHLESQKWGAPVQLGYFPDTFGNMGQTPQMMQLANLPAAAFGRGVKPIGFDNQVLESDYSSQYSEMWWEGPDQTKIFGLLFANWYSNGNEIPSEKEAAIAFWKQKLADVERYASTNHLLMMNGVDHQPVQRDITKAIALANELFPEYEFIHSNFDDYLKAVQEELPEDLGTVTGELTSQETDGWYTLANTSSARVYLKQWNTKVQRQLENIAEPLAAMAYEVTGDYPHDQFDYAWKTLLQNHPHDSICGCSVDEVHRGMMTRFENANDVGHFLADEATRQLTEAIDTSVFPEKAHPFVLFNTSGYQKTEVVTVEVEIERLPFYTGKPEDLYHELKQKATPDYQVIDPTGKAVASRIVKEDVRFGYDLPKDAFRQPYMAKYLTVELSVKEMAPFSWDSFALIQGKTKAFEGSLLAQPATNEMENEFIQVKIENNGSLTIADKKTGETFSKLLTFEDTGDIGNEYIFFKPTEDQGITTENVTAEITNKENSPVKASYQIKQTVMLPVSADERLEEEQKAVREFRERQAQRSTTLRPFEITTVVTMIKESNQLFFETTINNQIKDHRLRVLFPTGMVTETHEADSIYEVVTRPNQVSDAWENPTNPQHQQAFVNVHDQNKGVTIFNEGLNEYEVLADGTIAVTLIRCVGELGDWGYFATPEAQCQGEYTFKYGLSLHGKPEERFATYQQAYSAQIPFTAATTTRHEGKLAPNHVYLTTAEGPIGWTAVKRQEQTNHLVVRGFNLTAQNIPCELHKETQPATCLTNVLEEPLTPAIEVDAPLRPFEIRTWRFEK
- a CDS encoding glycoside hydrolase family 125 protein, translated to MVYTEVPKSVATFMETITEKCGEAHQDWAKNFQAAFANTLLTTVKRQEDGTTFLLTGDIPAMWLRDSTAQVRPYLVIAKEDEDLAQMIAGLVKRQFRYICIDPYANAFNETDNHAGHQTDKTEMNGWIWERKYEIDSLCYPVQLAYLLYKNTGMTEQFNSDFVEGVKKILNVFTTEQDHAQSPYLFERDTWRQEDTLVEAGKGIPVGKTGMTWSGFRPSDDACQYGYLVPSNMFAVVILGYIQEIFSDVLEDATIVAIAKKLQEEIEEGIQTFGRTKNQNNETIYAYEVDGLGNASVMDDSNVPNLVAAPYLGYCSTEDEQYLTTRQTLLSKENPYFYEGKYAKGIGSSHTPENYVWPIALAMEGMTTKDKAEKERILDLLVATDAGTHLMHEGFDVDNPENYTREWFSWANMMFCELVMDYFDIRVEK
- a CDS encoding GntR family transcriptional regulator, giving the protein MKQPLYQQIIDYLQNEIDSGRLPVGAQVPTEKELSAQFNVSRITSKRALTELETQGVIQRHQGKGSFVQAPKHPLHTSLNKVLFLLPFADDLSVGNFYSGLAPTIQAAGLEVFMTSPNFLREKNAADIVNEFAGLVYYAATSNDYLDLLFELALMNFPVVVLDKKIHDLPFATIQSDNFAGGKTATERLIGLGHTKIGYILSGSPALQSVRQRYLGYLQALKEANLAFHTAITETNLLDEHNFKQYFEAHQLTAVVCDNDFSALHCLRNCKNLGIHVPEELSIIGFDDIQAAAFVEPPLTTMAQDFKEMGKLAGEVLLQTMQQDIQIIEDIQVPVTLIERETISTVSK
- a CDS encoding LysR family transcriptional regulator codes for the protein MNIQQMKYVAAIANNGSFREAAKKLFITQPSLSNSIRELEEELGISLFLRTNKGAFLTEEGMVFLEQAEKVLVQMELLENRYRETVTSERFSISSQHYDFLGEVIAKVLKKYGDQYKDFRVFETTTLKVIEDVKGFHSELGIIYLNEQNSVSIERYLEQANLAYEVISTFNTHIFLGNHHPLAKQKEIHLEELVPYPQVRFNQEGSNFSYFSEDLVEIPEQESVIHTTDRGTLMNLLVETNAYASGSGVVTGFTKKEIRLVPLAPALENRICLLFPKNREISPIGRYFIKELKALFKKEVDTKTFSTKE
- a CDS encoding carbonic anhydrase, whose product is MKEECMKKIKNMDVEWSYTGNDGPEHWHTLCDWFAEGAKFAYQSPIALEKESAETVNSQITFHYKKEEFTEKEFKNTFHFVPPNTESYVMFENVAYHLTDIHFHMPSEHLLSGKQYPLEFHLVHMNDAGENLVVGCLFTITEEENRFSEANHPMDWENGTHQQWFNPSIFLPEERLHYHYVGSLTTPPTKGPVKWFVFDTIQKMDQAFLNKIKEGMLAFNNRPLQPLNGRKIYFSND
- the pyrE gene encoding orotate phosphoribosyltransferase, with the translated sequence MTKVAKKIAKDLLDIEAVFLNPNEPFTWASGIKSPIYCDNRITMSYPAVRKEIAEGLAAKIKETFPEVEVIAGTATAGIPHAAWVADILGLPMVYIRSKAKDHGKGNQIEGRISEGQKMVVIEDLISTGGSVLEAAEAAEREGATVLGVAAIFTYELPKGTANFADKQMTLLTLTNYSTLIDAALEANYIEEKDVTLLQEWKKDPENWGK